In a single window of the Pongo abelii isolate AG06213 chromosome 1, NHGRI_mPonAbe1-v2.0_pri, whole genome shotgun sequence genome:
- the LOC112130614 gene encoding mitochondrial import receptor subunit TOM5 homolog has translation MFWTEGLTPKLDLEEMKQKTCKDVISSIRNFLSYVALLQVTPFILKKLDSI, from the coding sequence ATGTTCTGGACTGAGGGCCTCACACCGAAGCTGGACCTGGAGGAGATGAAACAGAAGACATGCAAAGATGTGATCTCCTCCATACGGAACTTCCTCAGCTACGTGGCCCTACTGCAAGTCACTCCTTTTATCTTAAAGAAATTGGACAGCATATGA